The Rana temporaria chromosome 4, aRanTem1.1, whole genome shotgun sequence genome contains a region encoding:
- the HDAC2 gene encoding histone deacetylase 2, producing MAYSQGGGKKKVCYYYDGDIGNYYYGQGHPMKPHRIRMTHNLLLNYGLYRKMEIYRPHKATAEEMTKYHSDEYIKFLRSIRPDNMSEYSKQMQRFNVGEDCPVFDGLFEFCQLSTGGSVAGAVKLNRQQTDMAVNWAGGLHHAKKSEASGFCYVNDIVLAILELLKYHQRVLYIDIDIHHGDGVEEAFYTTDRVMTVSFHKYGEYFPGTGDLRDIGAGKGKYYAVNFPMRDGIDDESYGQIFKPIISKVMEMYQPSAVVLQCGADSLSGDRLGCFNLTVKGHAKCVEVVKTFNLPLLMLGGGGYTIRNVARCWTYETAVALDCEIPNELPYNDYFEYFGPDFKLHISPSNMTNQNTPEYMEKIKQRLFENLRMLPHAPGVQMQAIPEDAIQEDSGDEEAEDPDKRISIRASDKRIACEEEFSDSEDEGEGGRRNVADHKKGKKKARLEEDKKENDDKKSDVKEEDKSKDNTVEKMDTKGVKSDQPSNP from the exons GTGACATTGGGAACTACTACTATGGACAAGGACACCCTATGAAGCCTCATAGGATACGAATGACCCACAACTTACTTTTGAACTATGGACTCTACAGAAAGATGGAAATATAT CGCCCTCACAAGGCCACAGCAGAAGAGATGACCAAGTATCACAGTGATGAATACATCAAGTTTCTTCGATCGATAAGACCAGACAATATGTCTGAATACAGCAAACAAATGCAAAGAT TCAACGTTGGTGAGGACTGTCCGGTGTTTGATGGCCTTTTTGAGTTCTGCCAGCTTTCCACTGGAGGCTCTGTGG CTGGTGCTGTAAAACTGAACAGACAGCAAACTGACATGGCAGTAAACTGGGCAGGAGGACTTCATCATGCAAAGAAATCTGAAGCATCTGGGTTTTGTTATGTGAATGACATTGTACTTGCCATCCTTGAACTCTTAAA ATACCACCAAAGAGTGTTATACATTGACATAGATATTCACCATGGTGATGGTGTTGAAGAGGCTTTCTATACCACAGATCGGGTCATGACCGTTTCATTCCATAAATATGGGGAATATTTCCCTGGCACCGGTGATCTCAGA GATATTGGTGCTGGAAAAGGCAAGTATTATGCTGTCAATTTCCCAATGAGGGATGGAATTGATGATGAATCATACGGACAAATATTTAAGCCA ATCATTTCCAAAGTAATGGAGATGTACCAGCCCAGTGCAGTGGTTTTACAGTGTGGTGCCGATTCATTGTCTGGAGATCGCCTTGGGTGCTTCAATTTAACAGTAAAGG GTCATGCTAAGTGTGTTGAAGTTGTAAAAACTTTTAACTTGCCTCTACTCATGCTCGGTGGAGGTGGATATACTATTCGTAATGTTGCTCGCTGCTGGACATATGAGACTGCTGTTGCCCTGGATTGTGAAATCCCAAATG AGCTACCATACAATGATTACTTTgaatattttgggccagatttcAAGCTTCATATTAGCCCTTCCAACATGACCAATCAAAATACACCAGAGTACATGGAGAAAATAAA GCAGCGCTTATTTGAGAATCTGCGTATGCTTCCCCATGCACCGGGTGTACAGATGCAGGCTATACCAGAAGATGCCATTCAGGAGGACAGTGGAGATGAAGAAGCGGAGGACCCAGATAAGCGTATTTCTA TACGAGCTTCTGACAAGCGGATAGCCTGCGAAGAAGAGTTTTCAGACTCTGAGGATGAAGGTGAAGGGGGAAGACGTAATGTTGCTGatcataaaaagggaaaaaaaaaagcgagaCTTGAAGAGGATAAGAAGGAAAATGACGACAAGAAATCGG ATGTGAAAGAAGAAGATAAATCTAAAGACAATACTGTGGAGAAAATGGACACTAAAGG TGTCAAGTCAGATCAGCCAAGTAATCCCTGA